CAAAGATTAAACTGTGATAATAAAGTATATTCTGGGATTGCGGGGCAAAACCGGCGGTATCAAAACCTGCCATAAAAATACAGGCTCCATGGAAAAATGCATTTACCGGTCTTAGCCCGATGCAGATACCGGCTATGCCCAAAGCAAGGGTGCCAATGATCAAATAGGTTATGCTGATTAACCAGATAAACCGGGCAGTATGTACAACGTTGGGGAGTAACCGCTCATCCCTACCCTCGCCTACATACATCTTAAAGGCGCCACTTGTTCCTTTTAGTAAAAACGAAAGGGCGATAATGGCAATCCCCTGGCCTCCGATAAACGGCCCCAAGTGCCTCCAGAGATTATGCGCGTAAGAAAGATGGTCTAGGTTTTGCGCTAAGCTCAAGCCCGTGGTAGTAAAACCGGACATGGTCTCAAAACAGGCATCGAGAAATGATTTATAATGGCCGCTTAGATAAAGGGGGACCGCACTTAGAATCATGGCGGCAATCCAGGAAAGGCTGACCACAATCATCCCCTGCATCCAATTTAAATCCTTGTCCGTGCGGCATAATCTAGTAAACAGCAGGCCGATGATAACGGTAACCTCAACAGCAATGGCAAAATCTAAAGTGGGGTTTATCTCTCCAAAAGATAATCCGATTAAGATCGGAATAAACATGGTTATCGCCAGGCCTAAAATGATTTTGCCAAGATAAAAACCGATAATCTTTAGATCTTCCAGACGGGGTTTAAGAATCATAGCTTAACCAGAAATATTAAACAAAACAAAAAAGCTGTTAAGGTTATAAACAGGGAGTATAAAATTTCCGTAGTTATGCCGAACATAATATTTAAGGCGGGCTTAAATCTCATTGTTTTAAAGCTTCCCGGCTAAAAGATTTAAAAGCTGCGGTTCGTTGCCGATCAAAGTCAGGGCGATAACATCATCCCCGGCTTTAAGCACAGTATCTCCTTTTGGAAGGATTACCTCTTCTCCCCTGACAATAGAAACCAATACCGCGTCCTTGGGTAAATTAATATCTTTTAGCTGCTGATTAATAACCGGGGCGTCACTGGGAAGGTCAACGCGCACAATCGCCAGCTTGCCGCGTTTAAAACTCATTAGATTTACAAAGTCAGAGAAGGAGACTTCTTCTTCAATAATCTTGGCGATAATTTTGGTTGAGTCAACCGGAACATCAATGCCTAACTCGCTAAAAGTATGTTCATTATCGGGATTATTCACCCGGCCGACCGTACGCTGGATGCTAAATTTTTCTTTGGCCAACTGGCAAATAACCAGATTATCTTCATCATCGCCGGTCACTGCGGCCACCACATCAGCGCGTTGAATTCCGGCCTCCTCCAGTATTTTTGGGTCGCACCCGTCGCCATTAACTACCAATATTTCAAGCTCTTTGGCGATCTCTTCGCAGATCTGACGGTCTTTGTCAATAATACTCACCGTGTGTTTGCCCTGATAAAGCCTCTTTGCCAAAAAATAACCTACTTTACCTGCCCCGACAATCAAAATATACATAACTATTTTCCCTTCAGGTGAAACTTTTCCCGGACTTCTTTAAGGCTGGAGACCTTGACTACACCCATTAAGACATCTTTATCTTTTAAAACAGTTTTTGGCTCAGGGATAATAACCCCCTGCATCCTGCGCAGGGCAACCACGATAAAATCTCCCGGGATATTTATATCTTGAATGGTTTTACCTACCAAACTATCCTTTACCTCAATTTCAATAACCCCTAAATCCTTGGATTCGATTAAATAGCTGGAAAACCTGCTTTCAATAATCTTATCCCTAAGCATGGCGGAAAATAACATTGTTCCGCTGATAATATCCAAACCGAGGGCCGCGTAAATATGCGCGCGCTGCGGGTCATAAATGCGGGCAAAAACCTTGGGCACGCGGAAGATCTTTTTCGCTACCTGAGCGCTGATTAAATTAGTATTATCTCCGTTGGCTACCGCGCAAAAAGCATCCGCCTTCTCAATCCCGACCTGCCTTAAAAGGGCTAAGTCAAAACCGTTGCCGACCATGGTCAGGCCATTAAAAGTATCCCCGAGGCGGTTAAAAGATTCCCGCGATTTATCGATAATCACCACGTCGTGGCCTTCCCCGGACAAAAGTTTAGCCAGCTCTGAGCCTACCCTGCCGCAGCCCACAATGATTACATGCATAAGAACCTCTATTTCTTAACTATATCCACCAGCTTTTTAAAAGCGTGGTTATCCCTTACCGCTAAATCCGCCAGGATCTTACGATCCAGGTTAATTTTGGATTTCTTTAGCCCGCTCATAAATACGCTATAAGTAATCCCAACCTCCCTGCAAGCCGCGTTAATCCGCGCGATCCAGAGACTGCGAATTTCCCGTTTTTTATTCCGGCGGTCCCGGTAAGCATATTTAAGCGCGTGCATCAGGACTCTTTTTGCCTGCTGATATTGTTTGCTGCGATCGCCCCAGAATCCCTTAGCTTGCTTTAGAACCTTCTTTTTTCTTTTACGCGTTGCTACACTGTGTTTAGCCTTTGCCATTATTTTCTCCTTTAAAATCTATCCATACGGTAACATGGATTTAATAAACCTAACCTCTTTTTTACCGCTCAGCGTCCTGCGCCTCTTTAAATTCCTGATCTTTTTTGTTTTTTTAGATGAAGCCAGATGGCTTTTACCACCGGCTGAATATCTAACTTTGCCTCTCTTGCTAAGTTTAAAGCGTTTGGCTACTCCTCTTTTTGTTTTTAATTTTCCCATTTTATCTCCCTTATTATACCTTATTTCGGGGCAATCACAAAAGACATAATTCTGCCTTCCAGTGATGGCGCCTTCTCTACCTGTCCATCGCCCTGTGTTGCTGCGATAAATTTATCTAAAACATTCCTTCCCAGATCCACATGCTCCATCTGCCTGCCGCGGAAGAAAAGGTTGACTCTGACTTTATCTTTTTTCTTCAAAAAACTTACCACCTGCTTAACCTTGGTTTCGAAATCATGCTCATCGATATTGGGCTTAAGCCGGATTTCTTTTAAACGCCCCTGTTTTTGATGCTTTTTGGACTCGCGTTCCTTCTTCTCAAGGTCATATTTAAATTTACTGAATTCAATAATCCGGCAAACCGGCGGAGTAGCCGCGGGGGCAACCTCGACTAAATCCAGTTCGTGTTGATTGGCAATCTCGATTGCCCTCTGCACCGACATTACTCCTAATTGGCCCCCATCATGGCCGATGACCCTGACCTGCGGGGAACTAATCCTGTCATTAATCCGAATGAACTTTTTTATAGCGTCCTCTCTTTCTATTTATGTTCCTGAATCCGGTTAATTAATTCCTCGATAAATTTATCTACTGCAACCGCTCCTTGCTGGCCGCTTCCTTTTTTGCGCACGCTTACCTGCTCCTGTTTTGCTTCACGCTCGCCGATAATTAAACAATAGGGAATTTTATTTAGTTCGGCTTCGCGGATTTTTTTATCCAGAGTTTCATTACGCGTATCCAGTTCAACGCGCAGATTATTGCCTTCCAGTTTGCTCTTTACCGTCTGGGTATAAGGAAGAACGGTTTCTTTAAGCGGAATTAATAAAACCTGGCAAGGGCTTAACCATAAAGGAAGCTCCCCCTTGTAATGTTCGATAAGGGCGCCGATAAAACGCTCTAAGCTGCCCAATAGAACACGGTGGAGCATGATCGGTTGTTTTTCTTTACCGTCGCTATCAATATAAGCTAAATCAAATCTTTTAGGCAGCGCAAAGTCGCATTGGATAGTCGCGCACTGCCAGGTCCTTTTCAATGCGTCTTTTAATTTTATATCAATCTTCGGGCCGTAAAACGCGCCGTCCCCCTGATTAATCTCATAAGCTATGCCTTTTTCTTTTAAAGCATCCTTTAAGGCTGCGGTGGCCTTCTGCCAGTCATCGTCTGAGCCAATATATTTTTCCGGCTGCGTGCTTAACTCCACACCCCACTCCTGGAAACCAAACACCTTCATTGTTTCAAAAACAAAATCGATAATCTTTTTAATCTCATCTCGAAGCTGCTCCGGCAAACAAAATATATGCGCGTCATCTTGAGTAAATCCGCGTACCCGCAATAGTCCGTGTAAAACTCCCGCTTTTTCCCGGCGATAAACCGTGCCCAATTCGAATAAACGGACGGGTAAATCTTTATAGCTCCTAGTTTTTGATTTATAAATCAAAATATGACCCGGACAATTCATCGGTTTTAAAACAAATTCTTTGCCTTCGGTAATAAAAGAATACATGTTTTCTTTGTAATACTC
The nucleotide sequence above comes from Candidatus Omnitrophota bacterium. Encoded proteins:
- the rplT gene encoding 50S ribosomal protein L20 produces the protein MAKAKHSVATRKRKKKVLKQAKGFWGDRSKQYQQAKRVLMHALKYAYRDRRNKKREIRSLWIARINAACREVGITYSVFMSGLKKSKINLDRKILADLAVRDNHAFKKLVDIVKK
- a CDS encoding NAD-binding protein, with protein sequence MYILIVGAGKVGYFLAKRLYQGKHTVSIIDKDRQICEEIAKELEILVVNGDGCDPKILEEAGIQRADVVAAVTGDDEDNLVICQLAKEKFSIQRTVGRVNNPDNEHTFSELGIDVPVDSTKIIAKIIEEEVSFSDFVNLMSFKRGKLAIVRVDLPSDAPVINQQLKDINLPKDAVLVSIVRGEEVILPKGDTVLKAGDDVIALTLIGNEPQLLNLLAGKL
- a CDS encoding TrkA family potassium uptake protein, translated to MHVIIVGCGRVGSELAKLLSGEGHDVVIIDKSRESFNRLGDTFNGLTMVGNGFDLALLRQVGIEKADAFCAVANGDNTNLISAQVAKKIFRVPKVFARIYDPQRAHIYAALGLDIISGTMLFSAMLRDKIIESRFSSYLIESKDLGVIEIEVKDSLVGKTIQDINIPGDFIVVALRRMQGVIIPEPKTVLKDKDVLMGVVKVSSLKEVREKFHLKGK
- the rpmI gene encoding 50S ribosomal protein L35, encoding MGKLKTKRGVAKRFKLSKRGKVRYSAGGKSHLASSKKTKKIRNLKRRRTLSGKKEVRFIKSMLPYG
- the infC gene encoding translation initiation factor IF-3; protein product: MRINDRISSPQVRVIGHDGGQLGVMSVQRAIEIANQHELDLVEVAPAATPPVCRIIEFSKFKYDLEKKERESKKHQKQGRLKEIRLKPNIDEHDFETKVKQVVSFLKKKDKVRVNLFFRGRQMEHVDLGRNVLDKFIAATQGDGQVEKAPSLEGRIMSFVIAPK
- the thrS gene encoding threonine--tRNA ligase, yielding MDLSTLRHSCSHVLAQAVKELWPEVKLAIGPAIEDGFYYDFDKQEPFSDEDLLAIEKKMRQIIAKNDPFLREELNKAQAIKLFKQLKEDYKVQLIQDLAGQTVSIYKTGQAFLDLCRGPHLKSTGEIKAFKLLSVAGAYWHGIETNPMLQRIYGTCFNSQKELDEYLKNLEEAKLRDHRKLGPQLGFFDIYHEQAGAGLVFYHPKGALLRTIIEDYEQKEHLKRGYQIVITPHIMDAALWKTSGHYEYYKENMYSFITEGKEFVLKPMNCPGHILIYKSKTRSYKDLPVRLFELGTVYRREKAGVLHGLLRVRGFTQDDAHIFCLPEQLRDEIKKIIDFVFETMKVFGFQEWGVELSTQPEKYIGSDDDWQKATAALKDALKEKGIAYEINQGDGAFYGPKIDIKLKDALKRTWQCATIQCDFALPKRFDLAYIDSDGKEKQPIMLHRVLLGSLERFIGALIEHYKGELPLWLSPCQVLLIPLKETVLPYTQTVKSKLEGNNLRVELDTRNETLDKKIREAELNKIPYCLIIGEREAKQEQVSVRKKGSGQQGAVAVDKFIEELINRIQEHK